In Acidimicrobiia bacterium, the sequence TGACCTGATGGCGGGCGCGGGCGGGGCTTGGGACGTCTCTTGGGTCGGGGACGCCCGCCTCGAACCCAGAGAACAACCGCGAGAACGGCGAGCGCGAGCGCCGCGACGAGGAACACGAGTCGCGTCGTGTCGCGCACGCTCGAGGTGAGGGTGATCGGCGTCGCTTCCCCAGGCTTGGCCACGACCGTCTGCGGCTTCGCACCGGGGAGCCGCGCAGTGATCGTCAACCCGAACGATGACTTCACCTGCGCCAGCAGCTGGAGATCGATGACCGCGGGATCGACGCTCTGCGCGGTCAGATTCGCCAGCAACTCCGGATCAGTGGGCACACCAGTGGCGACGTTCTCGAGGTCGATGTCACCGTCCAGGCCGTATTCGGTGGCGAGGAACCCGACGGCACGCGTAGCGCGCACGCCACGGAGTGGTCCGTCGTCGCCACTCGCCTCGTTGATGATGTCGGCGACCTGCTCGACCGAATCGAACGGCTTCGACAAGACGATCGACGCCGACCCGTCCTCAGCCCGCACCCACGCACCGACCTGCCACCCGGCGTCCCCGAGATCATCGAGGCGAACCGCCTGCTCGAGTGCGAGCCCGCCCGACTCTGCGGCCTTCACCGCCTCCGCGTCCGCGTCCACAAGAACGCGCACGACCCCAGACCCGTTCTCCCGAACCCGCACGTCAACGGTCGCGTTGACCTCACAACCAGCGGCAAGGACCGCGACGAGGAGCGCGACGACCGCTCGGCGCGCCGTGCGGTGGGAACGGAACGAGCGCGTGGGATGTGGAGTGATCGAAAGGTTCTAGCCGGAACCCTCGGAGGTGCCGGCAACCTCGACGGGCGGCGGCGGCTCGACGCCCTCGACCGAGCGGAAGGTGACGTCGTCAGAGTCGGGGTCGGCGTCGACCACGATCTTCTCGCCGGCGTGGAACTCCTTCCACAGGATCTTCTCGGAGAGCGGGTCCTCGATCATGCGCTGGATGGCGCGTCGCAACGGCCGGGCTCCGAGCTGCGGGTCGTACCCCTTCGTGGCGAGCAGCACCTTCGCTTCCGGCGTGAGCTCGAGCCCGATGCTCTGGCTCTCGAGCTGGTCCTGGACGCGCTTGATCATGAGGTCGACGATCTCGGTGACCTCTTGCTGGGTGAGTTCGGCGAAGACGATCACCTCGTCGATGCGGTTGAGGAACTCGGGACGGAAGCTCTTCTTGAGCTCGTCCATCACCTTGTCCTTCATCCTCTCGTAGCTCACCGCGTCGTCGGCGGGACCGAACCCGATGTTCGCCTTGCGCAGGTCGGCGGTGCCGAGGTTCGACGTCATGATGATCACGGTGTTCTTGAAGTCCACCGTTCGGCCCTGCGCGTCGGTGAGGCGCCCGTCTTCGAGGATCTGAAGGAGCGTGTTGAACACGTCGGGGTGTGCCTTCTCGATCTCGTCGAAGAGCACGACCGAGAACGGCTTGCGCCGCACAGCCTCGGTGAGCTGGCCGCCCTCGTCGTAACCGACGTAGCCAGGAGGCGAGCCGACGAGGCGCGACACGGTGTGCTTCTCCATGTACTCGCTCATGTCGAGCTGGATCAGCGCGCTCTCGTCGCCGAAGAGGAACTCCGCGAGCGTCTTGGCCGTCTCCGTCTTCCCGACGCCCGAAGGGCCGAGGAAGATGAACGAGCCCGAGGGGCGCTTCGGGTCCTTGAGGCCCGCGCGCGTGCGGCGAATGGCCTGCGAGACCGCCTTGATGGCGTCGTTCTGGCCGATGACGCGCTTGTGCAACTCGTCTTCCATGCGCAGGAGCTTGGCCGTCTCTTCTTCGGTGAGCTTGTAGACGGGGATGCCGGTCCACAGCGCGAGCACCTCGGCGATGGACTCCTCGCTCACCTCGTTGAAGAGATCGACGCCTTCGGCCTGGAACTCGGCTTCCTTGGCCGCGCGCTGCTCGAGCAGCTCCTTCTCGCGGTCGCGCAACGACGCGGCCCGCTCGAACTGCTGCCCCTCAATCGCCTCTTCCTTGTCCTTGCGAACCTTGGCGATCTCGTCTTCGAGCTCACGGAAGTCGGGCGGCGCCTGCATGCGGCGGATGCGTAGTCGCGAGCCGGCCTCGTCGATCAGGTCGATCGCCTTGTCTGGGAGGTGGCGGTCGGAGATGTAGCGGTCGGCGAGGTTCGCCGCGGCCACGACCGCCTGGTCGGTGATCGTGACGCGGTGGTGCGCCTCGTAGCGGTCGCGCAGACCCTTGAGGATCTCGATCGTGTGGGGAACCGTCGGCTCCTCCACCTTGATCGGCTGGAAGCGACGCTCGAGCGCGGCGTCCTTCTCGAGGTGCTTGCGGTACTCGTCGAGCGTGGTGGCACCGATCGTCTGGAGCTCACCGCGCGCCAGCATCGGCTTGAGGATGCTGGCCGCGTCGATGGCACCTTCAGCCGCGCCGGCACCAACGAGCGTGTGCAGCTCGTCGATGAACAAGATGATGTCGCCGCGGGTGCGGATCTCCTTCAGCACCTTCTTGAGGCGCTCCTCGAAGTCGCCGCGGTAGCGCGACCCGGCCACGAGCGCGCCGAGGTCGAGCGTGTAGAGCTGCTTGCCCTTGATGGTCTCGGGCACGTCGCCGCCGATGATGTCGGAGGCGAGGCCCTCGACGATGGCCGTCTTGCCGACTCCCGGCTCACCGATCAGCACGGGGTTGTTCTTGGTGCGCCGGCTCAGCACCTGCATGACCCGCTCGATCTCCTTCTCGCGACCGATGACGGGGTCGAGCTTCTTGTCACGGGCGAGCTGGGTGAGGTTGCGACCGAACTGGTCGAGCACGAGCGAGCCCGACGGCTGACCCTCGCCACCCGGCCCTCCGCCGGGTGCCGCGCCTTCCTTGGCGCCGGCGTAGCCAGACAGGAGCTGGATGACCTGCTGGCGCACGCGAGACAGGTCGGCGCCGAGCTTCACGAGCACTTGCGCGGCGACGCCTTCGCCTTCGCGGATCAACCCGAGCAGGATGTGCTCGGTGCCGATGTAGTTGTGTCCGAGCTGAAGCGCCTCGCGCAGCGACAGCTCAAGCACCTTCTTGGCGCGCGGCGTGAACGGGATGTGCCCCGAGGGTGCCTGCCCGCCGTGGCCGATGATCTCTTCGACCTGCGCGCGCACAGCCTCGAGGGAGATGCCGAGCGACTCGAGCGCCTTCGCCGCAACACCCTCACCCTCGTGGATCAAACCGAGGAGGATGTGCTCCGTGCCGATGTAGTTGTGGTTGAGCAGGCGTGCTTCTTCCTGCGCCAACACAACGACTCGCCGTGCCCGGTCGGTGAAGCGTTCGAACACCCTGGTGGACCTTCCTGATCGGGGGGCGGTCAGGCCCGATTCGTTGCAAACCGGTCCGGCCGAGAACTTCAGTGTACCCATCGGGGTCTCGATGACCCCTTCGCTCTGTACCACGCTCTCGCGTCACATCGGCATCCCAGGTACCGCGCGAGAGGGCCAGTGATGCTTCTTCCAGCGCCAGGCACGCCAGGATTGTTCCCGCCCCGGTTGGTGAAATCGCCTCCTCCTGCGTACCGTGGACGGCGTATGAGGCCGGCCGAGACCCTCGAGCTCGCTCCGCTGGCCGACGACCTCGCTCGCGTCGAGGCCCGGCTGCACGACTCGGTGCGTCACCCCGACCGCTTCCTCGGTGAGATCGCCTCGCACCTGGTCACCGCGGGTGGGAAGCGCATCCGCCCGACGCTCACCCTTTGTGCCGCGTATTCGGCCACCACCGGCGATGCGCCAGCCTCCGAGCAGGCGGTGACCGGGGCGGTAGCCGTCGAGCTCGTGCACCTCGGCTCGCTCTACCACGACGACGTGATCGACGAGGCCGAGACCCGTCGCGGGGTGCCGAGCGTCAACGCCCGCTGGTCCAATATCGTCGCGATCCTCTCGGGGGACTACCTGCTGGCCCGGGCCTCCGCGCTCGCGGCATCGCTCGGTGCCGACGTGGCCGGGCTGCTCGCCGACACCATCGGGGAGCTGTGCCGGGGTCAGGTGCTGGAGCTGCAGCACCTGTACGACGTGGGCCGCTCCGAAGAGGACTACCAGTCCACGATCGAAGGCAAGACGGCGTCCCTGTTCGCGACGGCTTGCCGGATCGGCGGAATGGTGAACGACGTCGACGAGCCGACGCTTGACGCGCTCACCCGCTACGGGCACCACCTCGGCATGTGCTTCCAGATCGTCGACGACTGCCTCGACCTCACCGCCACCGACGAGACCCTCGGGAAGCACGCGGGCCAGGACCTCGTCGAGGGCATCTACACCCTGCCGGTGATCTACGCGCTCGGAGCGTGCGATCCGCTGCGCGACCTGCTCGGCGCGCCGTTGGATTCGGCGCGGCTGCTCGAAGCGCGCGCGCTTGCCACGTCAGACGGCGCGATCCCCACGGCGCTGGACGTGGCCCACGACCACGCGACGAAGGCCAGCGAGGCACTCGCCGGCGCGGAGAGCCTCGACGCGACCGTGACCGCGGGGCTCCGGCGCCTCGTGCAAGGCCTCGTCAGCCGCGATCGCTAATCCGGACAACGACCTTCGACGAGCTCGCCGCAGGCCTCGAGCGTGTCGTTGACGGCTTGCGCGATGAACCCGGCATACGCGCGCTTCCCCGCCGGCGAGAAATGCAGGCCGTCACCGCGCAGGATGGTCGGGTCCTCGATCATCACCGCACTGAAGTCCCCCACCGTCAGGTTCGACCAGCGTTCGGTCGCGTCGCGGATCAGCTCGTTGATCGCGCGACCGGCAGGCGGGGGCGCGGCCGGTCGGTCGTCCACGTGCGTCAGCCAGACCACCGGCCGCTCACCTACGAGCTCCATCATCTGATCGAGACGCGCCGGGAACGCCAACACGTTGGCCGGCTCGAGCGCGTCGTTGGTGCCGAGTCCCACCACGACGACGTCGGGATCACTCTCCAGCAAGGGCGGCACCTTCTGCATCCAGAAAGCGTCCAGGTCCTTGAGCCCGTAGCCAGGGACACCGAGGAGCGTCGGTTCGATGCCCACGTTGCGCAACGCGGCGTCGACGTCGGCCCCTGACTCGAAGAGGTTCGAGTCCCCGATCACCAGGACGCGTGGCGAGGATGGAATCGGTTCACGCGTGGTCGTCGTCGTGGAGCGGCCGGCGGGGTCGGTCGAGCACCCTGAGGTCGCGAATGCGACGGCGATCGAGGCGATGGCGAGCAGGGCGACGCCGAGGACGCCGCGTCGGCGTCGGGTCACGAAGCGAGTCGGGACGGAGCCACCACTTCCTTGAGGAAGTCGAGCACCGCCGCGTTGTAGGCGTTGGGTGCTTCGACCATGAGCGCGTGGGCTGCGCCTCGCAGCTCGAACAGCTGCGAGCCGGGGATCAGCTCATTGAGCTCCTCGGCGTCGCCGAGCGGCGTGAGCAGATCCTGACTACCCGTGATCACCAGCGCGGGCACCGCGACGCGGCACAGATCAAAGCGCACGTCGTCTGGCGCGTCCAGGATCGCTTGCACCTGCGCGGCGAACGCCTCGGGCGTGGCTTGGAGCAGGACGCGCGCCATGAGGTTCAACCATCCGCCGAACCGGCGCCGCAGCCTGGGCCCGACGAGCCAGTGCAGGCCGTCGCTCGCCAGCGCGCCCGTACCGCGCTCCAGCACCGCGTCGGCCCACTCCTGGAGCAACTCCCGGCGCCAGTCATGGTGCTTGCAGGCGGTGCAGGCGAGCACCAGGGAACGGACCCGATCGGCGTGCTCCACTGCGAGGAACTGCGCGATCGCTCCACCCATCGACGCGCCCATCACATGCGCAGACTCGACGCCTTCTGCGTCGAGCACCGCGACGGCATCATCGGCCATCTCGAGGAGCGAGTACGGCCGCGGTGCGCCGGCACTGCCACCCACGCCGCGGTTGTCGACGGCGATGCAGCGAAACCGTCGGCCGAACGCCATGCGCTGGAGTGCCCAACCCCGCGAGTCGGCACCGAGGCCTTGGAGCATGAGGACCGGCTCGCCGTTCGTGCGACCGTACGTGTGATACGCGATCGTCGTCCCGTCGCTCACGGTCGTCGTGCGCATCAGACCTCGCGGAGCAAGTCGTGGACCGCGTCGCGCACGGCCTCGGAGATCTCGGCCGCCGCGAGCTGGTCGTCGGCCTCCGTGCCCGACGGCGGGAGCAGTGGCTCACCCACGAGCACCCGCCACCGACGCACAGGGAGGCCGAGCGGGCCACCGGGCCTGACCGCCACCGGGATCACGGGGAACCCGAGCGTTGCCGCCAGCAGCGCCCGCGGCGGCTCTCCCGCTCCCCTGGTCGACTTCGCTGGCTTCGTCTCTTGCGGCGACGGATGGCCAAGCCACACGCCGCCGCGTCCCCTGGTGAGCCAGGAGGGAGCGAGCGGCGCGGCCGCGAGGTGGCCGGCGCGCAGGAGCGCGGCGACGTCGCTCGGGAGCGAGCCGATCGCGCCGAGCTTGTTGAGCATGGGCCCGACGACCGGGAGATCGGGTGCGCCGACGACGCGCAAGCGGCGGCCGGTCGCTCGGCGCACACCCAGCACGAGCACGATCGGCTCGAGCAGTCCGAGACCACGATTCGCGACGAGGAGCGCGGGTCCGACCTGCGGGAGGTTCTCGGCGCGCTTGACGTGCACACGAATCGGCGCGCCGAGCGGCGCGACGACGTCCATGAAGTGGGGATCGGCGCCGAGCTCGTCTACCGCGTAGCGGCCGTCGAAGCGACGGCGCAGCGCATCGAGCGGCGCGTCGACCGCGAGCACTCGGTCTGCGTCGATGCCGTAGTTCGGCTTGATCGCGGTCCCTGTCACGCAACCCGCCTTCTGGCCGCGCTCGCTCGGCGGCGGGAACCAGCTTGCCGGTCGACTCCGCAGGCTCCGTCTCCTGATTGACGAGCGGCAAAGCCCCTCGCCAATCGCCGCCGCCCTACGGGACGCTCGCCAGCGTCTGCGAGCTCGCTTCGCTCGCCGCCGATCATGCAACCTCCGCGCGTTCGGTCGCGGCGATTGGGGTCACGGTGGCCCAGTCGAACACGTCGACGAGCACTTCCTGCGTCGGGTGCACGAAGCCGAGGTCGAGCACGTCCGTGGCACGGCTGCCGTCGGCAACGCGCCCGCGGTGCAGCACCTCTTCGACGTGGTCGGGAATCGGGGCACCCGCGACGGTGACGAGACGGCGAGCCGCGGCCCATCCCGGGCCGACCACGGGCAGCGGCACCCGACCGCCGAGGCGCACCGCCTGCCATGGGCTCGTTGCGCCAGGCCCGACGACGTTGAGCGGACCGTCGTACCCACGGACGAGCGCCTCGACCATGGCGCGCGCGGCGTCGTCGTGATGGAGCAACGCGAAGGGCGGGTCGGCGAACGCGGGCACCGGAACCACCGGCAGCCGAAGGAGCCGCGCCAGCGGGCTCGGCGCATGCGAGCCGGCCACGACGGCGTATCGCAGCGCGCAGACCGCGATCCCGTCGCGGCGAGCCAGATCGGACGCCATCGCCTCGACCTCGAGCAGCATGCGGCCGTACTGCGTGGTAGGCGCGAGCGGCGCGCGCTCGTCGGGGAGCTTGGGCCTGCCGGAGCCGCGGCCGTACACCTCGAGACCGCTGCGCAGCACAACCCGATCGAGCCGTCCGGCGCGCGTCGCGGCGTGGAGCGCCACGACCGTGCACGTCTCGGTCGCGCGGGCGGCCTCGTGCGGCTCGACGCGCGCGTCTGGCTCGTACACGCCCATGTGCGCGATCGCCGTCGGTGCGAAGTCGGTGACGAACTCCGTGAGGCGATCGCGATCGCTCGGGTCGATCCGGGTGAACGTTGCCCGGTGCAACCGCCGCCGCGGCGGCACGAAGTCGCAGCCGGCGACCTCGTCGATGTCAGTACGCGCCTCGAGCATCTGGGCGACCTTCGTGCCCAGCACGCCGCCCATGCCTGTGACCAGCACTTTCATAACTGGTTCTCTCCCCCTGCTGGGGGTTCATCATGCCCGGCCTCGGGGCGCAGGTGGGGGAACAGGATGACCTCCCGGATCGTGGTGACCCCGGCGATCAGCATCACCAGGCGGTCGATGCCGATCCCGAGCCCGCCGCAGGGCGGGAGGCCGTACTCGAGCGCGCGCACGTAGTCGGCGTCGACGCCGTGCGCCTCGTCGTCGCCTGCCGCGGCGAGCTTGGCCTGCGCTTCGAACCGCTCGAGCTGGTCGATCGGATCGTTGAGCTCGCTGAACGCGTTCCCCAGCTCGCGACCGAGCACAACGGGCTCGAAGCGCTCGACGAGATCCGGATCGGATCGGTGAGTACGCGCGAGCGGCGACACCTCACGGGGGTAGTCGATGACGAAAACGGGACCAACCAAGTTGGGCTCGACCGTCTTTTCGTAGAGCTCGAGCACCAGCTTCCCTGGTCCCCAACCCGGTTCGTGTGGGACGCGCGCGTCGTCGCACGCGCGCTCGAGATCGGCGAGAGCGTTGGCTGGATGCACATCGACGCCGGCGTGCTCCTTGATGAGCTCGAGCATCGGCCGACGCGGCCACGGCGGCGTCAGGTCGATGGTGACGCCTTCGACCTCGACGACGGTCGTGCCGATGGCGTCGCGCGCGCACTGGCTGACGAGCTCCTCGGCGATGCTCATCATGTCCGTGTAGTCGGCAAACGCCTGGTAGAGCTCGAGCATCGTGAACTCGGGGTTGTGACGGGTCGACAGCCCCTCGTTGCGGAATACCCGCCCGATCTCGAAGACGCGCTCGAGCCCGCCCACGATGAGGCGCTTGAGATGGAGCTCGAGCGCGATGCGCAGCACGAGCGGCATGTCGAGCGCGTTGTGATACGTGTCGAACGGCTTCGCGGTGGCGCCACCGGCTTGCACGTGCAGCACCGGGGTCTCCACCTCGACGAAACCGTGCTCGGCGAGCACTCGTCGGATGGTCGCGATCACCGCGAACCGGATGGCGAACACGCGGCGGGCATCGTCGTTCGCGATCAGGTCGACGTAGCGCTGGCGAAATCGGGTGTCGACGTCACTCAAGCCGTGCCACTTCTCCGGCAGCGGACGGAGCGCCTTAGCGAGGAGCACGAAGTCGCGCACCTTCACCGACAGCTCGCCCTTCTTCGTCCTCATCACGGTGCCGCTGGCACCGATCCAGTCGCCGAGGTCGAGGTCGTCGAACGCTTCGTGCACGTCGTCGCCGACTTCGGAACGCGACACGAAGAGCTGCACCGAGCCCGTGCCGTCGCGCAGCGTGGCGAAGGTGAGCTTCCCTTGGCGCCGAACGAGCAAGAGCCGGCCCGCGACTCGCACCTCGTCGGCTGTCTCCGACCCGTCCTCGATGTCGGCCCAGTGCTCGTGCACCTCTGCCGCCGTGTGCGTGCGGTCGAACCGAACCGGGTACGGGTCGATCCCCGCAGCCCGGAGCGCGTCCAGCTTGGCGATCCGCCGCGCGCGCTCGTCGATCGGCCCGTCGCTCATTGGTTGCGCTCGAAGATGATGCGCAGGCCCTGGAGGGTGAGCCACGGTTCATAGTGCTGGATCGTGCGCGAGTGCGGAATGATCGAGACAGCGAGGCCTCCGGTGGCGACGACGGTGCAGTCGCCCAGCTCCTTCTGGAACCGCTCGACGAGCGCGTCGACTTGTCCGCTGAACCCGTAGAGGGCACCAGACTGGATCGACTCCACCGTCGACTTGCCGATCACCTGGCGCGGTTCGACGAGCTCGACCCGTCGCAATGCGGCGGCGCGCTCGAAGAGCGCGTCCATGGAGATCTCGATGCCAGGGAAGATTGCGCCGCCGAGGTACTCACCGTCGGAGCTGATCGCTTCGATCGTGTTCGCAGTTCCGAAGTCCACGACGATGGACGGGCCGCCGTAGAGGTCGTACGCGGCGACGGCGTTGGCGATGCGGTCGGCGCCCACTTCCTTGGGGTTGTCGTAGAGAATCGGCATACCGGTTCGGATCCCGGGTTCGAGGACGAGCGGGGGGAACCCGAAGTAGCGCTCGCACATCTGTCGAAGCTCGGTGGTGACGCGCGGCACGCCCGACGAGATGGCGACGCCGCTGATCTGGGACTCGAACGAGAAGCCGTGAAACCCGAGGAACTGCTGGATCATCAGTGCGAGCTCATCGGCGGTGCGCTCGGCCACCGACGCGATGCGCCAATGGTCGGCGAGGTCCTGGTCGTTGAACAGCCCGATGACGGTCTGGGTGTTCCCGGCGTCGATGCAGAGCAGCATGAGAGCGGCTACTCCTTCAACATCGCGCACTCATTCGGCGGCAGGGTACCTGCATCCCTGGTCGACTCGGCCGGCTCCGTCTCCTCCGGTGACGGGCGGCAAAGCCACCCGTCACCTGCCGCCGCCCTACGGGCCATTCGCTTGGGGCGCGACGTCGAGGCCGATGTCCAACGCGGGAGCCGACTGCGTGATCGCGCTGGTCGAGATGAGATCCGCGCCGGTTCCGGCGTAGTCGGCGACGTTCTCGAGCGTGATGCCCCCCGACACCTCGACGAGGGTGTCCGGGCGTGTGCCTTCACGTACGAGGCCCACGCAGTCGGCGGCCTCGGCGGGGGTCATGTTGTCGAGCATGACCATGTCGGCTCCGGCGGCGACCGCCTCCAGGACCTGATCGGCGTGGTCGCACTCGACCTCGACGCGACGACCTGGCCAGCTCTCACGGGCCTGCTTCACCGCTCCGGCCACGCCGAGCGACCCCAGGTGATTGTCCTTCACGAGCACCATCTCCGAGAGTGACCCGCGATGGTTTGCGCCACCACCGGCGCGCACCGCGGCCTTCTGGAGCGCGCGCAACCCGGGAAGCGTCTTGCGCGTATCCCAGATCTGTGCCCGTCTTGCGGCGGCCTCTACGAATCGTCGTGTCAGCGTGGCGACTCCGGAGAGATGGCACAGGAAGTTGAGCGCGGTCCGCTCTCCAGTCAGCAGTGATCGCAGCCGACCGTCGAGGCGCCCGATCAACGCGCCGGTCTCCAACGTCGCTCCGTCGCCGAGTGCCCAGGTGACCCTCACCGCGTCGTCGAGCTGCGCGTACGTCTCCTCGACGCACGCAGTGCCAGCGAGCACGCCAGCTGCTCGAGCGACGAATGTCGCGCTCCCGAGCGCACCTTCGGGCAGGAGTGCTGCCGTGATGTCGCCTAGCGGACCGAGATCCTCGCTGAGCGCGCGAGCGACGGCGTCGCGGACGGCTTGGATCGGAGGGTCGTACTCGTTCATCGTGTGGCGGCAACCGTGTGGAGCGGCGCGAACTTGGGCTTGCCGAAGTGCACGCCGAAGAAGAAACGACCGAGGAATCGATCGGAAGCATCAGGGAAGTCGAGACGGGTGTGCGTGCCCCGCGACTCCTTCCTGGCCAACGCGGCTTGCACCAGCGCTGTGGCAACCGTGTGGAGGTTGCCCACCTCGGGATCGCGGGGGCTTGGCATTGCGCCGAGCTCGTCGAGTGCATGACGGAGACTCGTCCGATCGCGCAGGACGCCGGCGTACTTCGTCATGAGGTCTTGGATCGACTCTCGCGCCACGTCGCCGGTGTCGCGAACTTCGAAGCCAATACCCGTCGCGCCGGGATAGTCACCGAGCACGCCGGCGGATTCGGGCGCATCCTTGCCGCTTTCGATGGCCTCGACGATCCGGGCACCGAACACCAGCCCGTCGAGGAGCGAGTTCGACGCGAGCCGGTTCGCGCCGTGCACCCCCGAGTTGGCTGCCTCGCCACACGCCCAGAGCCCCGGCAACGACGTGGCACCGTCGAGGTCGGTACACACGCCGCCCGACACGTAGTGCGCGGCGGGGGCGCACGGAAGCCAGTCCTTCGTAGGGTCCAGGCCAATGCCCGTGCACGCACGCCAGATCGTGGGAAAGCGGTGCTCGAAGTCCGGGATGCTCGTGCCATCGAGCCACAGATGGTCCAGGTTTCGCTCGACGAGCCGGCGCGCGATTGCCCGAGAGACGACGTCGCGCGGCGCCAGATCGCCGCGAGGATGCTCATCGGCCATGAACGCGACACCCTTCTCGTCGCGCAATACCGCGCCCTCGCCCCTCAGCGCTTCGGACAGCAGCGGCCGGGGCATCGACGGGTGGTGCAGGGCGGTTGGGTGGAACTGCATGAACTCGACGTCGGCCACCGCCACGCCGGCCCCCAGAGCCATGGCCGTCCCGTCGCCCGTCGACAGGCTGGGGTTGGTCGTGACCGCGAAGCACTGCCCAGCACCACCGGTGGCAATGATGGTGTGGCGGGCCTCGATTTCGTGCTCAGTGCCGGCGGCGTCCAGCGCCAGGACGCCAGCTGCCCGCCCAGTGGCCTTCCCTACCAGCAGGTCGCGCGCGAACCAGCGCTCCCGCACCTCCGCCGCCGTCGCACGCACTCCCTCGACGAGCGCGCGCTCGACTTCGGCACCGGTCGCGTCCCCACCCGCGTGCAGGATGCGCGCGGCCGAATGACCTCCCTCGCGGCCCAGCGCGTAAGCATCCCCGTCACGGCGGTCGAACTCGGCTCCGAGCTCCACGAGCTCGCGAACTCGATCGGGACCCTCGTACACCAAGATGCGCACGGCGTCCTCGTCGCACAGTCCGGCGCCCGCGGTCATCGTGTCGGAACGATGTAGCTCCGGCGTGTCGGGTGTGCTCGCGTCGTCTCCCAAGACCGCGGCAACACCCCCCTGCGCGAACTGAGTCGCCGACGCTCCGAGAACGTCTTTGGTCACCACGATGACCGAGCGGCCCACACGCGCGGCGCGGACCGCGGCCGAAAGACCGGCCACACCGCCGCCGAGGACCAGCACGTCGTACATCGGTTCAGCCTAAAGCCTTGTCACGCTGCGCATCAGAGGGCGCGTAGCTCGGACCCACGGGTCGATTGTGCTCGTCGACGTGGACGACCAGCGGGGCATATCGCTCGAGCTCGTCCGCGCCGTAGTGCGCGTAGCAAATCACGATCACGCGATCACCCGGGTGCACGAGGCGGGCCGCGGCTCCGTTGACGATGACGTCACCCTTGCTCCCAGTGATCGCATAGGTCTCGAACCGGGCGCCGTTGTCGATGTCGAGCACGTGAACCTGCTCGTGCTCGACGATGTCTGCGAGCTCCATCAGCGCCGGGTCGAGCGTGATTGAACCGACGTAGTTGAGGTCGGCGGCGATCACGGTGGCTCGATGAATCTTCGACTTCATCATGATGCGGTGCATCGATCAGCTCTCCTGTTCGGTCGGGTCGAACCCGGGAAGGTCAGCGCGGACGTCGGATCCACTCACGGTGAAGGTTGCGTTGTCGATGAGGCGCGGCCCTCCGATGAAGACCGCCACCGCAACGAGGTGTTCGACGTCGTCGTCGAGGCGGTCGACGGCACGAAGGTCATCGGCCCGCACGACCTCGACGTAGTCCAGCCTGGCAAGGGGCTCTGCGCCGACGAGGTCGAGCGCGGCATGACGC encodes:
- a CDS encoding ATP-dependent Clp protease ATP-binding subunit; its protein translation is MFERFTDRARRVVVLAQEEARLLNHNYIGTEHILLGLIHEGEGVAAKALESLGISLEAVRAQVEEIIGHGGQAPSGHIPFTPRAKKVLELSLREALQLGHNYIGTEHILLGLIREGEGVAAQVLVKLGADLSRVRQQVIQLLSGYAGAKEGAAPGGGPGGEGQPSGSLVLDQFGRNLTQLARDKKLDPVIGREKEIERVMQVLSRRTKNNPVLIGEPGVGKTAIVEGLASDIIGGDVPETIKGKQLYTLDLGALVAGSRYRGDFEERLKKVLKEIRTRGDIILFIDELHTLVGAGAAEGAIDAASILKPMLARGELQTIGATTLDEYRKHLEKDAALERRFQPIKVEEPTVPHTIEILKGLRDRYEAHHRVTITDQAVVAAANLADRYISDRHLPDKAIDLIDEAGSRLRIRRMQAPPDFRELEDEIAKVRKDKEEAIEGQQFERAASLRDREKELLEQRAAKEAEFQAEGVDLFNEVSEESIAEVLALWTGIPVYKLTEEETAKLLRMEDELHKRVIGQNDAIKAVSQAIRRTRAGLKDPKRPSGSFIFLGPSGVGKTETAKTLAEFLFGDESALIQLDMSEYMEKHTVSRLVGSPPGYVGYDEGGQLTEAVRRKPFSVVLFDEIEKAHPDVFNTLLQILEDGRLTDAQGRTVDFKNTVIIMTSNLGTADLRKANIGFGPADDAVSYERMKDKVMDELKKSFRPEFLNRIDEVIVFAELTQQEVTEIVDLMIKRVQDQLESQSIGLELTPEAKVLLATKGYDPQLGARPLRRAIQRMIEDPLSEKILWKEFHAGEKIVVDADPDSDDVTFRSVEGVEPPPPVEVAGTSEGSG
- a CDS encoding NAD-dependent epimerase/dehydratase family protein yields the protein MKVLVTGMGGVLGTKVAQMLEARTDIDEVAGCDFVPPRRRLHRATFTRIDPSDRDRLTEFVTDFAPTAIAHMGVYEPDARVEPHEAARATETCTVVALHAATRAGRLDRVVLRSGLEVYGRGSGRPKLPDERAPLAPTTQYGRMLLEVEAMASDLARRDGIAVCALRYAVVAGSHAPSPLARLLRLPVVPVPAFADPPFALLHHDDAARAMVEALVRGYDGPLNVVGPGATSPWQAVRLGGRVPLPVVGPGWAAARRLVTVAGAPIPDHVEEVLHRGRVADGSRATDVLDLGFVHPTQEVLVDVFDWATVTPIAATERAEVA
- a CDS encoding polyprenyl synthetase family protein; translated protein: MRPAETLELAPLADDLARVEARLHDSVRHPDRFLGEIASHLVTAGGKRIRPTLTLCAAYSATTGDAPASEQAVTGAVAVELVHLGSLYHDDVIDEAETRRGVPSVNARWSNIVAILSGDYLLARASALAASLGADVAGLLADTIGELCRGQVLELQHLYDVGRSEEDYQSTIEGKTASLFATACRIGGMVNDVDEPTLDALTRYGHHLGMCFQIVDDCLDLTATDETLGKHAGQDLVEGIYTLPVIYALGACDPLRDLLGAPLDSARLLEARALATSDGAIPTALDVAHDHATKASEALAGAESLDATVTAGLRRLVQGLVSRDR
- a CDS encoding alpha/beta fold hydrolase → MRTTTVSDGTTIAYHTYGRTNGEPVLMLQGLGADSRGWALQRMAFGRRFRCIAVDNRGVGGSAGAPRPYSLLEMADDAVAVLDAEGVESAHVMGASMGGAIAQFLAVEHADRVRSLVLACTACKHHDWRRELLQEWADAVLERGTGALASDGLHWLVGPRLRRRFGGWLNLMARVLLQATPEAFAAQVQAILDAPDDVRFDLCRVAVPALVITGSQDLLTPLGDAEELNELIPGSQLFELRGAAHALMVEAPNAYNAAVLDFLKEVVAPSRLAS
- a CDS encoding SGNH/GDSL hydrolase family protein gives rise to the protein MTRRRRGVLGVALLAIASIAVAFATSGCSTDPAGRSTTTTTREPIPSSPRVLVIGDSNLFESGADVDAALRNVGIEPTLLGVPGYGLKDLDAFWMQKVPPLLESDPDVVVVGLGTNDALEPANVLAFPARLDQMMELVGERPVVWLTHVDDRPAAPPPAGRAINELIRDATERWSNLTVGDFSAVMIEDPTILRGDGLHFSPAGKRAYAGFIAQAVNDTLEACGELVEGRCPD